The Glycine soja cultivar W05 chromosome 6, ASM419377v2, whole genome shotgun sequence genome has a window encoding:
- the LOC114417415 gene encoding cell number regulator 6-like gives MEERKQSRYVKLTKDNVSLEDITPGELNQPIEVPQLAVHKCMECGQPLPESYTPPADEPWMTGIFGCTGDRENCLTGLFCPCVLFGRNVETLHEETPWTGPCVCHAIFVEGGIALATATAIFNGFIDPGTSFLIFEGLFFTWWMCGIYTGQVRQNLQKKYHLQNSPCDPCCVHCCMHWCALCQEHREMKGRLSDSIFSETTIVNAPPVQEMKSTDDKEHPETSSSANSNEHTGLELQVV, from the exons ATGGAGGAAAGGAAACAATCGCGTTACGTGAAGCTGACTAAGGACAATGTTTCTTTGGAAGATATCACGCCTGGTGAACTCAATCAGCCAATTGAGGTTCCTCAG TTGGCTGTTCACAAGTGCATGGAATGTGGGCAGCCATTACCTGAAAGCTATACACCTCCTGCTGATGAACCTTGGATGACTGGGATCTTTGGATGCACTGGAGATCGGGAAAATT GCTTGACAGGACTGTTTTGTCCTTGTGTTTTATTTGGGCGCAATGTAGAAACCTTGCATGAAGAAACTCCTTGGACTGGACCATGCGTTTGTCATGCCATTTTTGTTGAGGGTGGCATTGCTCTGGCAACTGCAACTGCAATCTTTAATGGTTTCATTGACCCAGGGACATCATTTCTCATTTTTGAGGGCTTATTTTTTACTTGGTGGATGTGTGGCATTTATACTGGTCAGGTTCGACAAAACTTACAGAAGAAGTATCACTTGCAG AACTCACCATGTGATCCATGTTGTGTGCACTGCTGCATGCACTGGTGTGCCTTGTGTCAAGAGCACAGGGAGATGAAAGGAAGGCTTTCTGACAGTATTTTCTCTGAGACAACCATTGTAAATGCTCCTCCCGTTCAAGAGATGAAGTCTACTGATGACAAGGAACATCCTGAAACCTCTTCTTCTGCTAATAGCAATGAGCATACTGGTTTGGAATTGCAGGTTGTATAG